The following proteins are co-located in the Methanobacterium aggregans genome:
- a CDS encoding OB-fold nucleic acid binding domain-containing protein has product MSGEVNDEIMKEYERIKDEISYEDFLKKMEERKKEYEDVSFMSDLDIARTITGEYIDEENKALSDSEPKKISQLISGQDNVCVIGRIMHVSNVKKFTSRKGKAGKLANIIIADETGEIRVVLWTENVKFLEKVQEGDVVKLNRVEVKQGFRNDEIQTSMNSKLEKIPDEGFEAFPKYDKSITNLADVKGDKTVNVIARIIRVPRINTFDRNGKEGKVLSLEIQDNTGQMPLTLWNKDTDLVEELKLKEGDSIKVLGAQSRVRNGEISLSHSWLGRIIKGEFDVPEYSEDILKIGDAHEMKNVTVIGVVCKNYDKITFERNDGTKGQVKSIEMQDETGSIKVTLWNDDADMKLEKGSIIKITGGNIEFDEYSGTDYRINTNWNTKITEDPEIDDKLKETLQKCGDYIKPVEIATLNEMDDEGDEIDIIGRIVSVQDPSEFQRTDGTSGTVRTVEIGDITGVVRTSFWDEKAEKSLTPGDAVKIENARTRFGNYNMELSVGRTSRLLNPSDEEIKNLPSLSEIEEKIYKTKHIDELEEGDQNIRLLGRILNVYEPNQFQRSDGTQGIVRTVEIADGTGTVRSSFWDEKANLPLNNGDTIKIENPRVNYRDGSIEISISRNTVVTKPKEDETEKLPSLDEIQDMIYKNRKIEDVEEEDKNIKVTGQIVEAYGNKILYEMCPNCNKRISFSDNAYICDICGEEIEEPNYLMIISCVMEDETGTMRATFFRKAAEEFIGMTTDEVRDVIAKTGDEGSLEDKVADMVGQEIAIIADASYDEYNEEIRLNAKKVVSLKV; this is encoded by the coding sequence CCCAACTGATTTCAGGGCAGGATAACGTCTGTGTCATTGGACGTATAATGCACGTATCAAACGTTAAAAAGTTCACAAGCCGAAAGGGTAAGGCAGGAAAACTTGCAAACATCATCATAGCCGACGAAACTGGGGAAATAAGGGTAGTACTCTGGACTGAAAATGTTAAATTCTTGGAAAAAGTTCAGGAAGGAGACGTGGTAAAATTGAACCGCGTTGAAGTTAAACAGGGCTTCCGGAATGATGAGATCCAAACCAGCATGAATTCAAAACTTGAAAAAATTCCAGATGAAGGTTTTGAAGCGTTTCCCAAGTACGATAAGAGCATAACTAATCTGGCAGATGTGAAGGGAGATAAAACTGTCAACGTAATAGCCAGGATCATCAGGGTTCCCAGGATAAACACCTTCGACAGGAACGGTAAGGAGGGAAAAGTTTTATCACTGGAAATACAGGATAATACCGGTCAAATGCCATTAACCCTCTGGAACAAGGATACGGACCTTGTTGAAGAGCTCAAACTCAAAGAAGGAGATTCAATTAAGGTGCTCGGGGCTCAGAGCCGTGTAAGAAATGGAGAAATTTCATTAAGCCATTCCTGGCTTGGAAGAATAATCAAGGGAGAGTTTGATGTTCCAGAGTACAGTGAAGATATCCTGAAAATAGGGGATGCCCATGAGATGAAGAACGTCACTGTGATAGGTGTTGTATGCAAAAATTACGACAAAATAACCTTTGAGAGAAATGACGGCACTAAAGGGCAGGTCAAATCCATTGAAATGCAGGATGAAACTGGAAGTATTAAGGTCACACTTTGGAACGATGACGCAGATATGAAACTGGAAAAGGGATCCATAATTAAGATAACCGGTGGAAACATTGAATTTGATGAATATTCCGGTACAGATTACAGGATAAACACCAACTGGAACACTAAAATCACTGAAGATCCTGAAATAGATGATAAACTTAAGGAAACCCTTCAAAAATGTGGAGATTATATTAAACCGGTTGAAATAGCAACTTTAAATGAGATGGATGATGAAGGGGACGAAATTGACATAATTGGAAGAATTGTGAGCGTTCAGGACCCCAGTGAATTCCAGAGAACCGATGGAACATCTGGAACCGTGAGAACTGTTGAAATAGGTGACATTACTGGTGTTGTAAGAACTTCTTTCTGGGACGAAAAGGCTGAAAAATCTTTAACCCCCGGAGATGCAGTAAAGATCGAAAATGCCAGAACCAGGTTCGGAAATTACAACATGGAACTCAGTGTTGGAAGAACTTCCAGATTGTTGAATCCAAGTGACGAAGAAATCAAAAATCTTCCGTCTCTAAGTGAAATAGAGGAAAAAATCTACAAAACAAAACATATAGACGAATTAGAAGAAGGAGATCAGAACATAAGGTTGCTTGGAAGAATATTGAATGTTTACGAACCAAACCAGTTCCAGAGAAGTGATGGAACCCAGGGAATAGTTCGGACAGTTGAAATAGCCGATGGTACTGGAACAGTTAGATCATCATTCTGGGATGAAAAAGCAAACCTGCCCCTGAACAATGGTGACACAATCAAAATCGAAAATCCAAGGGTTAACTACAGAGATGGTAGTATAGAAATCAGTATAAGTAGAAATACAGTTGTTACAAAACCTAAAGAAGATGAAACTGAAAAGTTACCATCTTTAGATGAAATTCAGGACATGATCTATAAAAACCGGAAGATCGAAGATGTGGAAGAGGAAGATAAAAATATCAAAGTAACCGGGCAGATTGTAGAAGCCTATGGAAATAAAATACTCTATGAAATGTGTCCAAACTGTAACAAAAGAATTAGTTTCTCTGACAACGCGTACATATGCGATATATGTGGAGAGGAAATAGAAGAACCCAACTACCTCATGATAATATCCTGTGTTATGGAAGATGAAACAGGGACTATGAGGGCCACTTTCTTCAGAAAAGCCGCTGAAGAATTCATTGGAATGACTACCGATGAAGTTAGAGATGTTATAGCAAAAACTGGAGATGAAGGTTCCTTAGAGGATAAAGTCGCAGATATGGTAGGTCAAGAGATCGCCATAATTGCAGATGCAAGTTACGATGAATACAACGAAGAAATAAGGCTCAACGCCAAAAAAGTGGTTTCTTTAAAGGTTTAA
- the radA gene encoding DNA repair and recombination protein RadA — protein MVELEDLPNVGEKTAQKLRDAGFADMMRLATATAKELSVKAEIGEGVAEKVIEAARKSEQIDFETALDVMERRKDVGRITTGSTGLDELIGGGIETQSITEVFGEFGSGKSQISHELAVTCQLPPEKGGLSGECVFIDTENTFRPERIKQIADGFELDTEEVLQNIHIARAFNSSHQILMADKVNELIQKGTDIKLVIVDSLTAHFRAEYIGRESLATRQQKLNQHLHTLQTIANTYNVAVFVTNQVQSKPDAFFGSPTKAIGGHVLGHAATYRIWLKKGLAGKRIARLVDSPHLPEGESVFKIVTEGVVD, from the coding sequence ATGGTCGAATTGGAAGATTTACCAAATGTTGGGGAGAAAACTGCCCAGAAACTGAGAGATGCGGGTTTTGCAGACATGATGAGGCTCGCAACAGCAACAGCAAAAGAATTAAGTGTTAAAGCTGAAATTGGTGAAGGTGTTGCAGAAAAGGTCATAGAAGCCGCAAGAAAATCTGAACAAATAGATTTTGAGACTGCTCTAGACGTTATGGAAAGAAGGAAAGATGTTGGACGTATAACCACTGGAAGTACTGGCCTGGATGAGCTTATAGGTGGGGGAATAGAAACTCAATCCATAACTGAGGTTTTTGGAGAGTTTGGTTCCGGTAAAAGTCAGATATCCCACGAACTGGCAGTAACATGTCAACTACCTCCAGAAAAAGGGGGTCTTTCTGGAGAGTGTGTATTCATAGACACTGAAAACACATTCAGACCCGAAAGGATCAAACAGATCGCAGACGGATTCGAACTTGACACTGAAGAAGTTCTTCAGAACATCCATATTGCAAGGGCATTTAACTCCAGCCACCAGATACTCATGGCTGATAAAGTCAATGAATTAATTCAGAAAGGTACAGATATCAAACTTGTGATTGTAGACTCTCTTACGGCTCATTTTCGTGCAGAATATATTGGAAGGGAATCCCTTGCAACGAGACAGCAGAAATTGAATCAACACCTTCACACATTACAAACAATTGCTAACACCTACAACGTGGCTGTTTTTGTAACAAACCAGGTGCAGTCCAAACCAGACGCATTCTTTGGAAGTCCCACAAAGGCTATTGGAGGACACGTGCTTGGACACGCTGCAACTTACAGGATCTGGCTTAAAAAAGGACTTGCAGGTAAAAGAATTGCAAGGCTGGTTGACAGTCCTCATTTACCTGAAGGAGAATCCGTGTTTAAAATCGTTACTGAGGGAGTTGTTGATTAA
- a CDS encoding AEC family transporter, translating to MNSLETIISIIVLIIIGYAAKRIGLLKPEDSITLNKVVINIAIPSLIFMAMYTADLSNIGSLAEITGLCILVGAAGGLVGYIFSKMRGYSKKTRWSVTVTSTMFNSGFLGYPVVLGVFGTAGLVRAVFYDAGSTIIFICFGIIFLLLFGGKYSEIAKRALLFPPVWGIVLGVAVNLLHIKIGSMAPSILKYLSGAAIPLIMMSLGLSLDVSSLKNYIEEAIAVSGIKLILAPLIALLLVSIFGLSGLNSTVTVVEAGMPSAMLALVLAITYDLDVKAASACIFLSTVLSMVTLPILMLILR from the coding sequence ATGAACTCGTTAGAAACCATAATTTCCATCATAGTTCTCATAATCATAGGTTATGCAGCAAAACGCATTGGACTTTTAAAACCCGAAGATTCAATCACATTAAATAAAGTTGTTATCAACATAGCCATTCCTTCACTGATTTTTATGGCAATGTACACTGCAGACCTTTCCAATATAGGAAGTCTTGCAGAGATAACAGGCCTATGCATATTGGTAGGGGCTGCAGGAGGTTTGGTAGGATATATATTCTCAAAGATGAGGGGATACTCTAAAAAAACCCGTTGGAGTGTCACAGTAACCTCAACAATGTTCAACTCAGGATTTCTAGGTTATCCAGTTGTTCTTGGTGTTTTTGGTACAGCTGGGCTTGTAAGGGCTGTATTCTACGATGCGGGTTCCACAATTATATTCATATGTTTTGGAATTATTTTCCTTCTGCTTTTTGGAGGTAAATACTCTGAAATAGCTAAACGCGCCCTCCTATTCCCCCCAGTTTGGGGTATCGTTTTAGGGGTGGCTGTGAACCTCTTACACATTAAAATTGGCTCAATGGCACCATCTATCCTAAAATACCTGAGCGGGGCAGCTATTCCGCTTATAATGATGTCCCTTGGACTCTCCCTTGATGTAAGCAGTTTGAAGAATTACATTGAAGAAGCCATTGCAGTTTCAGGAATAAAACTCATATTGGCACCGTTAATAGCTCTTTTATTGGTCAGTATTTTTGGTTTAAGTGGATTGAACAGTACAGTAACCGTTGTTGAAGCAGGAATGCCCTCTGCAATGTTGGCCCTTGTTCTTGCAATCACATACGACCTTGATGTGAAAGCTGCAAGTGCATGTATCTTTTTGAGCACTGTACTGAGCATGGTAACGTTACCAATCCTCATGCTGATTTTAAGATGA
- a CDS encoding YkvA family protein: MCIIWGKNWREDFEKLKYETYALYLSYKDPKVPLYLKILIILFLGYILSPIDLIPDFIPVLGYLDDFILVTIGIPMLMKRIPEEILKEHEQEARLKFNGNTPKSWYVDFIVILIWILIIIIILKVILTLY, translated from the coding sequence ATGTGTATTATTTGGGGTAAAAATTGGAGAGAAGATTTCGAAAAACTCAAATATGAAACCTACGCCCTTTACCTTTCTTACAAGGATCCTAAAGTACCATTGTACCTCAAAATTTTAATAATCCTTTTTTTAGGGTATATTCTAAGCCCCATCGATCTCATACCTGATTTTATACCTGTTCTGGGTTATTTAGATGATTTTATTCTTGTGACCATTGGTATTCCAATGCTAATGAAAAGGATTCCAGAAGAGATTTTAAAGGAACATGAACAGGAAGCAAGACTTAAATTTAATGGTAATACTCCAAAAAGTTGGTACGTAGATTTTATAGTTATTTTAATATGGATACTAATTATTATAATAATTTTAAAGGTTATTTTAACGTTATATTAA
- a CDS encoding CoB--CoM heterodisulfide reductase iron-sulfur subunit A family protein has product MAEEKKQETIEEPKLGVYVCHCGVNIGGVVDIEAVKDYAATLPNVVVSKEYKYMCSDPGQEMIQKDIKELGINRVVVAACSPRLHEPTFRRAVREAGLNQFLFEFANLREHDSWVHMHEPEAATEKAKDLVRMAAAKARLLEPLEASKVSVTDKAMVIGGGVAGIQSALDLADMGFKTYLIEKNPTIGGRMAQLDKTFPTLDCSMCILAPKMVDAGKHENIELISYAEVKQVDGYIGNFKVKVEKKPRYIDEEVCTGCGSCSEVCPIEIPNYFDEGTGMVKATYIPFPQAVPLCATIDKDYCIECKLCDQVCGNNAIRHDQEPETIELDVGTIIVATGYDPYDPTEKKEYQYGDAKNVITGLELERYINASGPTMGHVIKPSNGENPKSVAFIQCVGSRDEQIGKHYCSRVCCMYAMKNAQLIIDHEPDTEVTIYYMDIRAFGKGFEEFYKTSQEKYGIKFVRGRPASIIENPDETLTIRSEDSLLGKVTEYDYDMVVLSVGLQPPAGAETLRQTLGISKSADGFLMEAHPKLRPVDTLTDGIYLAGVAQGPKDIPDAVAQASGAAARAAIPMVKGEVEIEPIVAVVDDDVCGGCEVCIELCPFGAVERVEGKAQINVALCKGCGTCVGACPSGALDQQHFKTSQIMAQIEAAMNEPAK; this is encoded by the coding sequence TTGGCAGAAGAGAAAAAACAAGAAACAATCGAAGAACCAAAGCTTGGAGTATACGTATGCCACTGCGGAGTGAACATCGGCGGCGTCGTTGATATCGAAGCAGTGAAAGATTATGCAGCAACCCTTCCAAACGTTGTTGTATCTAAAGAGTACAAGTACATGTGTTCAGACCCAGGTCAGGAAATGATCCAGAAGGACATTAAAGAACTGGGCATAAACAGGGTAGTTGTTGCAGCATGCTCACCAAGGCTCCACGAGCCAACATTCAGGAGAGCTGTTAGAGAAGCTGGATTAAACCAGTTCCTTTTCGAATTCGCAAACCTCAGGGAACACGATTCCTGGGTTCACATGCACGAACCAGAAGCAGCAACTGAAAAAGCAAAAGACCTAGTAAGAATGGCCGCTGCAAAGGCAAGGTTACTCGAACCATTAGAAGCATCCAAAGTGTCCGTGACTGACAAAGCCATGGTCATAGGTGGAGGAGTTGCAGGTATTCAGTCTGCACTCGACCTCGCTGACATGGGATTCAAAACCTACTTGATTGAGAAAAACCCAACCATCGGTGGAAGAATGGCTCAGTTGGATAAAACATTCCCAACACTCGATTGTTCCATGTGTATCCTCGCACCTAAAATGGTGGACGCAGGTAAACACGAAAACATCGAACTCATCTCCTACGCAGAGGTTAAACAAGTTGACGGTTACATAGGTAACTTCAAAGTCAAAGTAGAGAAAAAACCAAGGTACATAGACGAAGAAGTATGTACAGGATGCGGAAGCTGTTCCGAAGTTTGTCCAATAGAAATACCAAACTACTTCGACGAAGGAACCGGTATGGTCAAAGCAACTTACATTCCATTCCCACAGGCAGTTCCACTATGCGCAACCATAGACAAGGACTACTGTATCGAATGTAAACTCTGTGACCAGGTATGCGGAAACAACGCAATCAGGCACGACCAGGAGCCAGAAACAATCGAGCTCGATGTTGGTACCATCATAGTCGCAACAGGTTACGACCCATACGACCCAACAGAGAAAAAAGAGTACCAATACGGCGATGCTAAAAACGTTATCACAGGTCTTGAACTTGAAAGATACATAAACGCATCAGGACCAACCATGGGTCACGTTATCAAACCATCCAATGGTGAAAATCCAAAAAGCGTTGCATTCATCCAGTGTGTTGGTTCCAGGGATGAACAGATCGGTAAACACTACTGTTCCAGGGTTTGCTGTATGTACGCAATGAAAAACGCACAGCTCATAATAGACCACGAACCTGACACAGAAGTCACCATCTACTACATGGACATAAGGGCATTCGGTAAAGGATTCGAAGAGTTCTACAAGACCTCACAGGAGAAATACGGAATCAAATTCGTAAGAGGTCGACCAGCAAGCATAATCGAAAACCCAGATGAAACACTCACCATCAGGTCAGAGGACAGCTTACTTGGAAAAGTCACAGAGTACGACTACGACATGGTAGTTCTATCCGTGGGTCTACAGCCACCAGCAGGTGCAGAAACCCTCAGACAGACACTCGGTATTTCCAAAAGTGCTGACGGATTCCTTATGGAAGCTCACCCAAAACTCAGGCCTGTTGACACATTAACAGACGGTATATACCTTGCAGGTGTTGCACAGGGACCAAAAGATATTCCTGACGCAGTTGCACAGGCATCAGGTGCAGCAGCAAGAGCAGCAATCCCAATGGTTAAAGGTGAAGTGGAAATCGAACCTATCGTTGCAGTCGTAGACGACGATGTCTGCGGTGGATGCGAAGTCTGCATAGAGCTCTGCCCATTCGGTGCAGTTGAAAGGGTCGAAGGAAAAGCTCAGATAAACGTTGCTCTATGTAAAGGATGTGGAACATGTGTCGGTGCATGCCCATCTGGAGCATTAGACCAGCAGCACTTCAAAACCAGCCAGATCATGGCTCAGATTGAAGCTGCAATGAACGAACCAGCAAAATAG
- a CDS encoding DUF169 domain-containing protein, protein MYRELGEELKEILKLEREPVAIKWLSRAPRNIQREEGKSRFCQKLEKAMNGEIFYSTADEEECMGGLRYSGLKDPKEFPKNMQTGSFLVPGGVFKNIPAVRRSWKRNLAMEPELFEAVEFAPLAAAEFDPDVVFIVCSAKQGMELLHANAYDAGVESRGADMGPICSSMAAVPYLTGQLTYGFGEIGARNNMNISDDEVMVSIPASELQRIVSNLKEMNTKTFFKAH, encoded by the coding sequence ATGTACAGAGAATTGGGAGAGGAACTGAAGGAAATACTCAAACTTGAAAGGGAACCTGTGGCAATTAAATGGCTTTCAAGGGCACCTCGGAATATTCAAAGGGAAGAGGGAAAATCTCGTTTCTGCCAAAAACTTGAAAAAGCCATGAACGGTGAAATATTTTATTCCACTGCCGATGAAGAGGAGTGTATGGGTGGACTGCGCTATTCTGGACTTAAAGATCCCAAAGAATTCCCAAAGAACATGCAGACTGGATCCTTCCTTGTACCCGGCGGAGTGTTCAAGAACATACCTGCAGTCAGACGTTCCTGGAAGCGTAACCTTGCAATGGAACCTGAACTCTTTGAAGCCGTGGAATTTGCACCACTTGCTGCAGCTGAATTTGATCCAGATGTTGTTTTCATAGTCTGCAGTGCAAAACAGGGAATGGAACTACTCCATGCAAATGCATACGATGCAGGTGTAGAAAGCCGCGGCGCAGACATGGGGCCAATATGCAGTTCAATGGCTGCAGTTCCATATCTAACAGGTCAGTTGACCTACGGTTTTGGGGAGATAGGTGCCAGGAACAACATGAACATATCAGATGATGAAGTAATGGTCAGTATTCCAGCTTCAGAGCTTCAGAGGATCGTTTCAAACCTCAAAGAGATGAATACCAAAACTTTCTTCAAGGCACATTGA
- the glyA gene encoding serine hydroxymethyltransferase: MSKNEEYALKIKDITKEHHNWMENSINLIASENITSISVREALASDLSHRYAEGTSGSRLYEGCKYIDEIEDITVDLSKKIFKAEHANVQPVSGVVANLAAFFALTNYGDRMMALQVPEGGHISHANVSAAGVRGLKVTPHPFDETKMNIDPDALKKEILEKKPKLVLFGGSLFLFPHPVEEAREAADEVGAKIMYDGAHVLGLIAGGCFQDPLKEGADIMAGSTHKTFPGPQGGIILCKEEVAHKIDDAVFPGVVSNHHLHHLAALGIATAEMLEFGNAYAEQIIKNAKALAGSLYELGFNVLCEDLGFTESHQLAMDVSNLGHAAKLAKDFEANNIILNKNLFPWDDVNKSDDPSGIRIGTQEITRRGLKESHMSEVAGFIKQVAMDGKNVKDEVSEFISQYNTVKYAFREDKAYEYIDF, translated from the coding sequence ATGTCTAAAAACGAAGAATACGCTCTTAAAATAAAAGATATTACAAAAGAGCACCATAATTGGATGGAAAATAGTATAAATCTTATAGCAAGTGAGAACATAACCAGCATAAGTGTGAGGGAGGCCCTTGCTTCAGACCTCTCCCACAGGTATGCAGAAGGTACCTCCGGCAGCAGACTCTACGAGGGCTGCAAGTACATCGACGAGATCGAGGACATCACAGTGGATCTGTCAAAGAAAATATTCAAGGCAGAACACGCAAATGTTCAGCCTGTTTCAGGTGTTGTAGCAAATTTAGCAGCATTTTTTGCACTTACAAACTACGGTGACCGGATGATGGCCCTTCAAGTTCCTGAAGGAGGTCATATAAGCCACGCAAATGTCAGCGCTGCAGGTGTAAGGGGTTTAAAAGTTACACCACATCCATTCGATGAAACCAAAATGAACATAGACCCAGACGCCCTTAAAAAGGAGATCCTTGAGAAAAAACCAAAACTGGTTCTATTCGGCGGCAGCCTGTTCCTCTTCCCACATCCAGTTGAGGAAGCCAGGGAAGCTGCAGATGAAGTTGGTGCCAAAATAATGTACGACGGTGCACACGTTCTCGGACTCATAGCAGGAGGATGCTTCCAGGACCCACTGAAGGAAGGTGCAGATATAATGGCAGGAAGTACCCACAAAACATTCCCAGGTCCACAGGGAGGTATAATACTCTGCAAAGAAGAAGTTGCACATAAAATCGATGACGCTGTCTTCCCTGGAGTTGTGAGCAACCACCACCTCCACCACCTGGCAGCACTGGGTATAGCAACAGCTGAAATGCTTGAATTCGGTAACGCATACGCAGAGCAGATCATCAAGAACGCCAAAGCACTGGCAGGAAGTCTTTACGAACTCGGTTTCAACGTTCTGTGTGAGGATCTTGGATTCACAGAATCACATCAACTTGCAATGGATGTTTCAAACCTTGGACACGCTGCAAAACTTGCAAAGGACTTTGAGGCAAACAACATAATCCTCAACAAGAACCTGTTCCCATGGGACGATGTGAACAAATCAGACGACCCATCAGGTATCCGTATAGGAACCCAGGAAATAACCAGACGTGGATTGAAGGAATCCCACATGAGCGAAGTTGCAGGATTCATAAAACAGGTTGCAATGGACGGTAAAAACGTTAAAGATGAAGTTTCAGAATTTATAAGCCAGTACAACACCGTTAAATACGCATTCAGAGAAGACAAAGCCTACGAGTACATAGATTTCTGA
- a CDS encoding dihydromethanopterin reductase (acceptor) translates to MKIAWGITGAGHLLEESVNILHELSKDHEVTVLLSGAGEEVLKMYGLFNKVQSITGGYYRELVHEDDQKFSFPMTGRFSLGKYDLLVVSPATSNTIGKIVNGIADTLITNAVAQAGKGGVKTCIIPVDLESGDVETVLPSKLELSDCQNCQPCQAAAACPEDAINPGVEIDLLKCIGCGACQIACPFNAVTGGKRITIHMRDIDINNTHKLYDFRGVDVFGHPEDISKIF, encoded by the coding sequence ATGAAAATAGCTTGGGGAATAACAGGAGCGGGTCATTTGCTTGAAGAAAGTGTAAACATATTACATGAACTCTCAAAGGATCATGAGGTAACTGTACTGCTTTCAGGAGCAGGAGAGGAAGTTCTTAAAATGTACGGCCTATTCAACAAGGTTCAGAGCATAACAGGGGGTTACTACAGGGAACTCGTTCACGAAGATGATCAGAAGTTCAGCTTCCCAATGACAGGACGTTTTTCGCTTGGAAAGTATGATTTACTTGTTGTTTCCCCAGCAACATCCAACACCATTGGTAAAATAGTCAACGGAATAGCAGACACTCTCATAACCAATGCTGTGGCTCAGGCAGGTAAAGGTGGTGTTAAAACCTGCATAATTCCTGTTGATCTTGAGTCTGGTGATGTTGAAACTGTTTTACCATCCAAACTCGAACTTTCAGATTGTCAAAACTGCCAGCCATGCCAGGCTGCGGCAGCATGCCCTGAAGACGCAATAAATCCTGGTGTTGAAATAGACCTCCTCAAATGCATAGGCTGTGGTGCCTGCCAGATAGCCTGTCCCTTCAATGCAGTAACAGGTGGCAAAAGGATCACAATTCACATGAGGGATATAGATATAAATAACACCCACAAACTCTACGATTTCAGAGGAGTGGACGTTTTTGGACATCCAGAGGATATTTCAAAGATTTTTTAA
- a CDS encoding HEAT repeat domain-containing protein → MKIIKKLQQHIKELTENCWFIPFLSGGVGVPEEHKRIGFLLEELENDDWAVREDAAELLVEVGDHRAVEPLIKALDDEDWHVREAAALSLALFDDDRAIKPLIKILSDKKASVRYAGTLGLYMMGDETALGSLNKTLEDKNPLVRKVSGMAIAEIKKRMKKD, encoded by the coding sequence ATGAAAATTATTAAGAAGTTGCAGCAACATATAAAGGAACTAACAGAAAATTGTTGGTTTATTCCATTTTTAAGTGGAGGTGTTGGTGTGCCTGAAGAACATAAAAGGATAGGTTTTCTTTTGGAAGAACTTGAAAATGATGATTGGGCTGTAAGGGAAGATGCAGCAGAACTTCTTGTGGAGGTGGGGGATCATAGGGCTGTGGAACCGCTGATCAAGGCCCTTGATGATGAGGATTGGCATGTTCGTGAGGCTGCTGCCCTTTCACTTGCCCTGTTTGATGATGATCGTGCCATAAAACCGCTTATAAAAATTTTGAGTGATAAAAAGGCGAGTGTGAGATACGCGGGAACCCTGGGCCTCTACATGATGGGTGATGAAACCGCCCTTGGAAGTCTGAATAAAACCCTTGAAGACAAAAACCCGTTAGTCCGGAAGGTTTCAGGCATGGCAATTGCAGAGATTAAAAAACGGATGAAAAAGGATTGA